A genomic segment from Streptosporangium roseum DSM 43021 encodes:
- a CDS encoding inositol-3-phosphate synthase, which produces MGSVRVAIVGVGNCATSLVQGVHYYRDADPGARVPGLMHVKFGEYHVGDVEFVAAFDVDAKKVGRDLSEAIVASENNTIKICDVPPLGVTVQRGHTFDGLGEFYRDMIEESDEAPVDVVQVLKDSKVDVLVSYLPVGSEEADRFYAQCALDAKVAFVNALPVFIASDPVWAQKFTDAGVPIIGDDIKSQVGATITHRVMAKLFEDRGVELLRTYQLNFGGNMDFMNMLERKRLQSKKISKTQSVTSQIPHEMGKADVHIGPSDHVPWLDDRKWAYVRLEGRSFGDTPLNLEYKLEVWDSPNSAGIIIDAVRAAKIALDRGIAGPILSASSYFMKSPPEQYSDDEAREYVEKYIRGEVER; this is translated from the coding sequence ATGGGTTCGGTGCGCGTAGCCATTGTCGGTGTAGGCAACTGTGCCACGTCGCTCGTGCAGGGCGTGCACTACTACAGGGACGCCGACCCCGGCGCCCGGGTGCCGGGCCTGATGCACGTCAAGTTCGGCGAGTACCACGTCGGTGACGTCGAGTTCGTCGCGGCTTTCGACGTCGACGCGAAGAAGGTCGGGCGTGACCTGTCCGAGGCGATCGTGGCCTCGGAGAACAACACCATCAAGATCTGTGACGTGCCGCCGCTGGGCGTGACCGTGCAGCGTGGCCACACCTTCGACGGCCTCGGCGAGTTCTACCGGGACATGATCGAGGAGTCGGACGAGGCCCCGGTCGACGTCGTGCAGGTCCTCAAGGACAGCAAGGTCGACGTCCTGGTCTCGTATCTGCCCGTCGGGTCGGAGGAAGCCGACCGCTTCTACGCCCAGTGCGCCCTCGACGCCAAGGTCGCGTTCGTCAACGCGCTGCCGGTGTTCATCGCCTCCGACCCGGTGTGGGCCCAGAAGTTCACCGACGCCGGCGTCCCGATCATCGGCGACGACATCAAGTCCCAGGTCGGCGCGACCATCACGCACCGCGTGATGGCCAAGCTGTTCGAGGACCGCGGGGTCGAGCTGCTCCGCACCTACCAGCTGAACTTCGGCGGCAACATGGACTTCATGAACATGCTGGAGCGCAAGCGCCTGCAGTCCAAGAAGATCTCCAAGACCCAGTCCGTCACCTCCCAGATCCCGCACGAGATGGGCAAGGCCGACGTGCACATCGGCCCGTCGGACCACGTGCCGTGGCTCGACGACCGCAAGTGGGCCTACGTCCGCCTGGAGGGCAGGTCCTTCGGCGACACCCCGCTGAACCTGGAGTACAAGCTGGAGGTCTGGGACTCCCCCAACTCCGCCGGCATCATCATCGACGCGGTCCGCGCCGCGAAGATCGCCCTCGACCGGGGCATCGCCGGGCCGATCCTGTCGGCCTCCTCCTACTTCATGAAGTCCCCGCCGGAGCAGTACTCCGACGACGAGGCCCGTGAGTACGTGGAGAAGTACATCCGCGGCGAGGTCGAGCGCTGA
- the idi gene encoding isopentenyl-diphosphate Delta-isomerase yields the protein MTPQEHVVLVDAEGNAIGTAPKAVVHGPETPLHLAFSSYVFDGQGRVLLTRRASHKITWPGVWTNSCCGHPLPGEPMAEAVTRRLSHELGLSAGGVDLLLPRFSYRAVMDSGIVEHELCPVYRVVVGSDAAPNPDEVDDVRWMPWKEFVDGVLAHRLAVSPWCREQLPQLVELGADPLGWPVADPAELPAAAR from the coding sequence GTGACGCCTCAAGAACACGTCGTGCTCGTCGACGCCGAGGGAAACGCGATCGGCACGGCCCCCAAGGCCGTGGTGCACGGTCCGGAAACCCCCCTCCATCTCGCCTTCTCCAGCTACGTGTTCGACGGGCAGGGCCGGGTGCTCCTCACCCGCAGGGCATCGCACAAGATCACCTGGCCCGGCGTGTGGACCAACAGCTGCTGCGGCCACCCGCTGCCCGGCGAGCCGATGGCGGAGGCGGTGACCCGCCGGCTCTCCCACGAGCTGGGGCTGAGCGCCGGCGGCGTCGACCTGCTGCTGCCGCGCTTCTCCTACCGAGCGGTCATGGACAGCGGGATCGTCGAGCACGAGCTCTGCCCGGTCTACCGGGTGGTCGTCGGGTCCGACGCCGCGCCCAACCCCGACGAGGTCGACGACGTGCGCTGGATGCCGTGGAAGGAGTTCGTCGACGGGGTGCTCGCCCATCGCCTGGCCGTCTCCCCGTGGTGCCGCGAGCAGCTCCCCCAGCTGGTCGAGCTCGGAGCCGACCCCCTCGGCTGGCCGGTCGCCGACCCCGCCGAGCTCCCCGCCGCCGCCCGCTGA
- a CDS encoding MFS transporter: MSFVSDLRVVLDGRDFRRLFSTRLVSQFSDGIFQFAVAGFAFFSPEKSTSAVQIAAGLAVLLLPYSILGPFVGVFIDRWSRRQILVIAPLVRGALLLVAAALVATGAPDALFYTAALAVLGVNRFFLAALGASLPHVVPADRLMVANAVTPTSGTVLTFVGVGAGYLLRMVFGSDHRGTAVLLVASGLVFGLSALIARTMGRKLLGPAYDPDRPQARAAVRHVLSGLADGARHLVHHRAAAAAMGAMATHRFVYGMCTAMLVLLSRYYFADSAEDALNAVSIVVATSGVGYALAILVTPWATERFGIERWVQGMLAGAGVLTFALCAPFQQWGFAAGGFVLGIAGQSIKICADTSVQRDVEDAYLGRAFSIYDMLFNGTYVLAATLAAALLPADGRSMAVLVLITAGYLGGALLYRVLTPARAPEPLPSSPS, translated from the coding sequence GTGTCATTCGTATCCGATCTACGCGTTGTCCTGGATGGTCGGGACTTCCGGCGGCTGTTCAGCACCCGCCTGGTCTCACAGTTCTCCGACGGGATCTTCCAGTTCGCCGTAGCCGGATTCGCCTTCTTCAGCCCGGAGAAGAGCACCAGCGCCGTCCAGATCGCCGCCGGCCTGGCGGTGCTGCTGCTGCCGTACTCGATCCTGGGCCCCTTCGTGGGAGTGTTCATCGACCGCTGGTCCCGGCGGCAGATCCTGGTGATCGCGCCGCTGGTCCGCGGGGCGCTGCTGCTGGTGGCCGCCGCCCTCGTCGCCACCGGCGCCCCCGACGCGCTCTTCTACACCGCCGCGCTCGCCGTCCTCGGGGTCAACCGCTTCTTCCTCGCCGCGCTGGGCGCCTCGCTCCCGCACGTCGTCCCGGCCGACCGGCTGATGGTGGCCAACGCGGTCACCCCCACCTCCGGCACCGTGCTGACCTTCGTGGGCGTGGGCGCGGGCTACCTGCTGCGGATGGTCTTCGGCTCGGACCACCGGGGCACGGCGGTGCTGCTGGTCGCCTCCGGCCTCGTCTTCGGCCTCAGCGCGCTGATCGCCAGGACCATGGGCAGGAAGCTGCTCGGCCCGGCCTACGACCCGGACCGGCCGCAGGCCCGCGCCGCCGTGCGCCACGTGCTGAGCGGCCTGGCCGACGGCGCCCGGCACCTCGTCCACCACCGGGCCGCCGCCGCCGCGATGGGGGCGATGGCCACCCACCGGTTCGTGTACGGCATGTGCACGGCGATGCTGGTGCTGTTGTCGCGCTACTACTTCGCCGACAGCGCCGAGGACGCGCTGAACGCGGTCTCCATCGTGGTCGCCACCTCGGGGGTCGGCTACGCCCTGGCCATCCTGGTCACGCCGTGGGCCACCGAGCGCTTCGGCATCGAGCGGTGGGTGCAGGGCATGCTCGCCGGCGCCGGGGTGCTGACGTTCGCGCTCTGCGCGCCGTTCCAGCAGTGGGGCTTCGCGGCCGGCGGCTTCGTGCTCGGCATCGCCGGGCAGAGCATCAAGATCTGTGCGGACACCAGCGTCCAGCGGGACGTCGAGGACGCCTACCTCGGCCGGGCCTTCTCGATCTACGACATGCTCTTCAACGGCACCTACGTGCTGGCCGCTACCCTGGCCGCGGCGCTGCTGCCGGCCGACGGCCGGTCGATGGCGGTGCTGGTCCTCATCACCGCCGGCTACCTGGGCGGCGCGCTGCTCTACCGGGTGCTCACGCCGGCCCGAGCGCCCGAGCCGCTGCCGTCATCGCCGTCGTGA
- a CDS encoding adenosylmethionine--8-amino-7-oxononanoate transaminase: MADLDREHVWHPYAALPPRGPVHVVSRAEGVRLTLADGRELVDGMSSWWAAIHGYNHPRLNRALKDQAGNMAHVMFGGLTHEPAVRLAHTLATMTGLPKVFLADSGSVAVEVAIKMAFQLTGKSRLFTVRGGYHGDTFGAMAVCDPVNGMHHLFSGALAGHVFAGRPPAEFDEGYAARLDEMVAGHAHELAAIIVEPVVQGAGGMHFYHPAYLRRLRELADEHGILLIADEIATGFGRTGELFGCDHAGVRPDIMCLGKALTGGYMSLAATLCTERVAEGVGVLMHGPTFMGNPLAAAVAGASLELLRERPWREEVGRIEAGLVRGLAEAADAPGVKDVRVLGAIGVIETHEPVDVAAVQDVVMRHGVWLRPFNRLIYTMPPYSVGDDLERITTAMTAAARALGPA, encoded by the coding sequence ATCGCGGACCTGGACCGCGAGCACGTCTGGCACCCCTACGCGGCCCTGCCGCCGCGGGGGCCCGTGCACGTGGTCTCCAGGGCCGAGGGGGTACGGCTGACGCTCGCGGACGGGCGGGAGCTGGTCGACGGGATGTCGTCCTGGTGGGCGGCGATCCACGGCTACAACCACCCCAGGCTCAACCGGGCCCTGAAGGACCAGGCCGGGAACATGGCGCACGTCATGTTCGGCGGGCTCACCCACGAGCCCGCCGTACGGCTGGCGCACACGCTGGCCACCATGACCGGGCTGCCGAAGGTGTTCCTCGCCGACTCGGGCTCGGTGGCCGTCGAGGTCGCGATCAAGATGGCCTTCCAGCTCACCGGCAAGAGCCGCCTCTTCACGGTCAGGGGCGGCTACCACGGCGACACCTTCGGGGCGATGGCCGTCTGCGACCCGGTCAACGGCATGCACCACCTGTTCTCCGGCGCGCTGGCCGGGCACGTTTTCGCCGGACGGCCGCCGGCCGAGTTCGACGAGGGCTACGCGGCCCGGCTGGACGAGATGGTCGCCGGGCACGCCCACGAGCTGGCGGCGATCATCGTGGAGCCGGTCGTCCAGGGGGCGGGCGGCATGCACTTCTACCACCCCGCCTACCTGCGCCGGCTCCGCGAGCTGGCCGACGAGCACGGCATCCTGCTGATCGCCGACGAGATCGCCACCGGGTTCGGCCGGACGGGGGAGCTGTTCGGCTGCGACCACGCCGGGGTCAGGCCGGACATCATGTGCCTGGGCAAGGCGCTGACCGGCGGCTACATGTCGCTGGCCGCGACGCTGTGCACCGAGCGGGTGGCCGAGGGCGTCGGCGTGCTGATGCACGGGCCGACCTTCATGGGCAACCCGCTGGCCGCCGCCGTCGCGGGCGCCTCCCTGGAGCTGCTGCGGGAGCGCCCGTGGCGCGAGGAGGTCGGGCGGATCGAGGCCGGGCTCGTGCGGGGCCTGGCGGAGGCCGCGGACGCCCCCGGCGTGAAGGACGTGCGGGTGCTCGGCGCGATCGGGGTCATCGAGACCCACGAGCCCGTCGACGTCGCGGCGGTCCAGGACGTCGTCATGCGGCACGGGGTCTGGCTGCGCCCGTTCAACCGGCTGATCTACACGATGCCGCCCTACTCGGTCGGCGACGACCTGGAGAGGATCACGACGGCGATGACGGCAGCGGCTCGGGCGCTCGGGCCGGCGTGA
- a CDS encoding CCA tRNA nucleotidyltransferase: protein MSELFRKIAPVADELGELFSARGYQIALVGGSVRDVLLGRIGNDLDLTTDARPETVLELIRDWADSIWTIGIDFGTVGVRKGNWLLEITTYRSESYDPKSRKPDVVYGDTLEGDLARRDFAVNAMALRLPSREFVDPHGGLDDLHAKVLRTPALPERSFDDDPLRMLRAARFASQLAFTVDPAAFAAMTAMAERIEIVSAERIRDELNKLICGDHPREGLKVLVDSGLASHVLPELPKLRLEIDEHHRHKDVYEHTLIVLEQAIDLEENGPDRILRWAALLHDVGKPKTRRHEPGGRVSFHHHEMVGAQLAKKRMSELKFPKDVVADVSRLVELHLRFHGYGTGEWTDSAVRRYVRDGGPLLERLHKLTRADCTTRNKRKAQALSRTYDQLEERIARLADEEELGKIRPELDGNEIQALLGVPPGPVIGRAYKFLLDMRLDKGVIGKEAATEALRQWAHENGLPPE from the coding sequence ATGAGCGAGCTGTTCCGAAAGATCGCCCCCGTGGCCGACGAACTCGGCGAACTGTTCTCCGCCAGGGGATACCAGATCGCCCTGGTGGGTGGCTCCGTCCGCGACGTCCTCCTCGGCAGGATCGGCAACGACCTCGACCTGACGACGGACGCGCGTCCGGAGACGGTCCTGGAGCTGATCCGCGACTGGGCCGACTCCATCTGGACGATCGGCATCGACTTCGGCACGGTCGGCGTGCGCAAGGGCAACTGGCTGCTGGAGATCACCACCTACCGCAGCGAGTCCTACGACCCCAAGTCGCGCAAGCCCGACGTGGTCTACGGCGACACGCTGGAGGGCGACCTCGCCCGGCGTGACTTCGCGGTCAACGCGATGGCGCTGCGCCTGCCGTCCCGCGAGTTCGTGGACCCGCACGGCGGCCTCGACGACCTGCACGCCAAGGTGCTGCGCACCCCCGCCCTCCCCGAGCGGTCCTTCGACGACGACCCGCTGCGGATGCTCCGCGCCGCCCGGTTCGCCAGCCAGCTCGCCTTCACCGTCGATCCGGCCGCGTTCGCCGCGATGACCGCGATGGCCGAGCGGATCGAGATCGTCTCCGCCGAGCGGATCCGCGACGAGCTGAACAAGCTGATCTGCGGCGACCACCCCCGCGAGGGGCTCAAGGTCCTCGTCGACTCCGGACTCGCCTCCCACGTCCTGCCCGAACTGCCCAAGCTCCGCCTGGAGATCGACGAGCACCACCGGCACAAGGACGTCTACGAGCACACGCTGATCGTGCTGGAGCAGGCGATCGACCTGGAGGAGAACGGCCCCGACCGCATCCTGCGCTGGGCGGCGCTCCTGCACGACGTGGGCAAGCCCAAGACCCGCCGCCACGAGCCCGGCGGCCGGGTCTCCTTCCACCACCACGAGATGGTCGGCGCGCAGCTCGCCAAGAAGCGGATGTCGGAGCTGAAGTTCCCCAAGGACGTGGTGGCCGACGTGTCCCGCCTGGTGGAGCTGCACCTGCGCTTCCACGGGTACGGCACCGGCGAGTGGACCGACTCGGCCGTGCGCCGCTACGTCCGCGACGGCGGGCCCCTGCTCGAACGCCTGCACAAGCTGACCCGTGCCGACTGCACCACGCGCAACAAGCGCAAGGCCCAGGCGCTGTCGCGGACCTACGACCAGCTTGAGGAGCGCATCGCCCGGCTGGCCGACGAGGAGGAGCTGGGGAAGATCCGTCCCGAGCTCGACGGCAACGAGATCCAGGCGCTCCTCGGCGTCCCCCCGGGCCCGGTCATCGGCCGCGCCTACAAGTTCCTCCTGGACATGCGCCTGGACAAGGGCGTCATCGGCAAGGAGGCGGCGACCGAGGCCCTGCGCCAGTGGGCCCACGAGAACGGCCTCCCCCCTGAGTGA
- a CDS encoding aminoacyl-tRNA deacylase: MKDALAIHRWLLAHQVHHEIVRLPRAMTCVDELPELLSASPATCVQVTVFEVMTRIGREPVAVVTSVDSPPRPGVIGGTLGARRVRPATAFTVNSVTDYAAGLICPLLLPDGLTVLVDERLAGTGQVVHTPTGERHTALRIRADHLLTLVSGKTIDLVHSRSRREPATFPLAG; this comes from the coding sequence ATGAAGGACGCCCTCGCGATCCACCGCTGGCTCCTCGCACACCAGGTCCACCATGAGATCGTACGCCTTCCGCGCGCGATGACATGCGTCGACGAACTGCCGGAGCTGCTGTCCGCGAGCCCGGCGACCTGCGTGCAAGTCACAGTCTTCGAGGTCATGACCCGGATCGGCCGCGAGCCCGTCGCGGTCGTCACCTCCGTCGACTCGCCTCCCCGGCCCGGCGTGATCGGCGGCACCCTGGGCGCCCGCCGGGTCCGTCCCGCCACGGCCTTCACGGTGAACTCCGTCACCGACTACGCCGCCGGGCTGATCTGCCCGCTGCTGCTCCCCGACGGGCTGACCGTGCTGGTCGACGAGCGGCTCGCCGGAACCGGGCAGGTTGTCCACACACCCACGGGAGAGCGTCACACGGCACTGCGGATACGCGCCGACCACCTGCTCACACTTGTCTCTGGGAAGACCATTGACCTAGTCCATTCCCGGTCACGGAGGGAGCCTGCGACCTTTCCCCTCGCTGGATAG
- a CDS encoding DUF6049 family protein produces the protein MINKAALLAVLTTTLLLPAAVVLPATANAQTTMASRQSPQLVVETISPDVPREPTTEIKISGSFTNTGTEALANLRIRMRYSSQPFAGRADMAAYQSGQGLQPTTWNQLSVPQVAPSAKAPWEFVSTPQQLGLTRFGVYPVMVEVLDPVGQQLAVQRTFVAYMPKDVKVPRTRLAMVLPLIDQPRRADDRTFVSDGLPGALADGKRLGNLLEIARDTASAKGLTWVVDPALLDDVRALGRAYTLRTKDKSENRPANAAAAKWLGDLRTALAKPPVVATPYGDPDVAALAHNGVDDVTETGIDAAKIVARETLGRDVLTDVNWPVNGLIDYDGLDLLSTGDVATVLLNPLNLPPAIPPVTTPDASATVESVNGPITALVTDTVLGEIIGAETSAPGAALLNRQRFIAETAMISSEPVTTARTVVGVPPRRWDPDPAYVTGLAKTAATLPWLAPATLDAIKRGKGAPTPRTGLTYTDQDRRKELAKPYVGSVKRVAARADLTAAVTTEQDLDVFDLAVLRLASSAWRDRAETATPYVKQVGTAVDARIGKISITGTGQTQIRTLAGKNGDVPITVHNGLGQDVDANQVTVRLKVTSDQPDLLKIEPYEARDDPIVLRGGQNRTIRVPMTATTTASGQTTVTVQLTTADGRNYGKPVELTVRTTGYTGIALVIVGAALLVMLAAVVMRVLRRRGTRRASAATVPPRRASAPAGTES, from the coding sequence GTGATCAACAAGGCCGCGCTGCTCGCCGTGCTCACCACCACGCTGCTTCTTCCCGCGGCCGTGGTGCTTCCGGCTACGGCGAACGCCCAGACCACCATGGCGAGCCGCCAGAGCCCCCAACTCGTGGTGGAGACGATCAGCCCCGACGTGCCCCGTGAGCCGACCACCGAGATCAAGATCTCCGGGTCCTTCACCAACACCGGCACCGAGGCGCTCGCCAACCTGCGGATCCGGATGCGCTACTCCTCCCAGCCGTTCGCCGGGCGCGCCGACATGGCGGCCTACCAGAGCGGCCAGGGGCTCCAGCCGACCACCTGGAACCAGCTCAGCGTCCCGCAGGTCGCGCCCTCCGCCAAGGCGCCGTGGGAGTTCGTCTCCACGCCGCAGCAGCTGGGCCTGACCCGGTTCGGCGTCTACCCGGTCATGGTCGAGGTGCTCGACCCCGTCGGCCAGCAGCTCGCCGTCCAGCGCACCTTCGTGGCCTACATGCCCAAGGACGTCAAGGTGCCGCGCACCAGGCTCGCCATGGTCCTGCCGCTCATCGACCAGCCCCGCCGGGCCGACGACCGCACCTTCGTCAGCGACGGCCTGCCCGGGGCCCTGGCCGACGGCAAGCGCCTCGGCAACCTCCTGGAGATCGCCCGGGACACCGCCTCGGCCAAGGGGCTCACCTGGGTGGTCGACCCCGCCCTCCTCGACGACGTGCGGGCGCTGGGCAGGGCCTACACGCTCAGGACCAAGGACAAGAGCGAGAACCGCCCGGCGAACGCCGCGGCCGCCAAGTGGCTCGGCGACCTCCGTACGGCTCTCGCCAAGCCTCCGGTCGTGGCGACCCCCTACGGCGACCCCGACGTGGCCGCCCTGGCCCACAACGGCGTCGACGACGTCACCGAGACCGGGATCGACGCGGCCAAGATCGTCGCCAGGGAGACCCTCGGCCGTGACGTCCTGACCGACGTGAACTGGCCGGTGAACGGCCTGATCGACTACGACGGCCTGGACCTGCTGTCCACCGGCGACGTCGCCACCGTCCTGCTGAACCCGCTGAACCTGCCGCCGGCGATCCCTCCGGTCACCACCCCGGACGCCTCGGCGACCGTGGAGAGCGTGAACGGCCCGATCACCGCGCTGGTCACCGACACGGTGCTGGGCGAGATCATCGGGGCCGAGACCTCCGCCCCCGGCGCGGCCCTGCTGAACCGCCAGCGGTTCATCGCGGAGACCGCGATGATCAGCTCCGAGCCCGTCACCACGGCCAGGACGGTCGTCGGCGTCCCGCCCCGGCGCTGGGACCCGGACCCGGCCTACGTGACCGGCCTGGCGAAGACGGCCGCCACCCTGCCGTGGCTCGCCCCGGCCACGCTCGACGCGATCAAGCGGGGCAAGGGCGCCCCCACGCCCCGCACCGGCCTGACCTACACCGACCAGGACCGGCGCAAGGAGCTCGCCAAGCCGTACGTGGGCAGCGTCAAGCGGGTCGCCGCGCGCGCCGACCTGACGGCCGCGGTGACCACGGAGCAGGACCTCGACGTGTTCGACCTGGCGGTGCTCCGGCTCGCCTCCTCCGCCTGGCGGGACAGGGCCGAGACCGCGACGCCGTACGTCAAGCAGGTCGGGACCGCGGTCGACGCCCGGATCGGGAAGATCTCCATCACCGGCACCGGGCAGACCCAGATCCGCACGCTCGCCGGCAAGAACGGCGACGTGCCGATCACCGTCCACAACGGGCTGGGCCAGGACGTCGACGCCAACCAGGTCACGGTCCGGCTCAAGGTGACCTCCGACCAGCCCGACCTGCTGAAGATCGAGCCCTACGAGGCCCGGGACGACCCGATCGTGCTCCGCGGCGGTCAGAACCGGACCATCCGGGTCCCGATGACCGCCACGACGACGGCCAGCGGGCAGACCACCGTGACGGTCCAGCTCACCACGGCGGACGGCCGGAATTACGGCAAGCCCGTGGAGCTGACGGTACGGACCACCGGTTACACCGGGATCGCGCTGGTGATCGTCGGAGCGGCCCTGCTGGTGATGCTGGCGGCCGTGGTCATGCGCGTCCTGCGCCGCAGGGGGACCCGCCGCGCCTCGGCGGCGACCGTACCCCCGAGGCGCGCGAGCGCGCCGGCCGGCACCGAGTCCTGA
- the murJ gene encoding murein biosynthesis integral membrane protein MurJ → MSRVLRASAIMAAGTMVSRVTGFIRSAVLVAALGSAQMGDAYTVANAIPFILFDFLIGGILSSVVVPMIVRRQKSDIDGGRAYEQRLMTVGTITLTLLTVVAVLLARPLIGLYTSDWSPRRIEVAVTLAQFVLPQIAFFGIGALAGAILNTRDRFAAPMWAPVLNNVVMIAVLVLYYLKAGSAGADVGTVSEADLALLGLGTTAGIVVQCLVLMVSLHKVGFRFRPRFDLREAGLGEMVRTGSWTLVYVSVTQLGFLVTTNIASGAGAKAAGAGNTAYAQAFQLFQLPYGIIAVSVITAMLPRMSRSAAEGDLDSIREEFSSGVRLVASLLVPAGLLLMVLGPAVTVMIYSWGNNNPDDAVYIGNVLQVFGLALVPFSIFQLLLRVFYAFGDTRTPVFIGAGNTAVSIALSFLASAVLPARYVVMGLAFALTVSYIAGTGVAWALASRRVRGLQGRVVAAGLSRMYMAALPAAAAALGVLWLTQELTDLNPLSAAIMLAAGGGLGMVLYLVIAHRMRIPEVSSVVGMVAGRVGR, encoded by the coding sequence ATGAGCAGGGTCCTGCGTGCGAGCGCGATCATGGCTGCGGGGACGATGGTCTCCCGCGTCACGGGTTTCATCCGCTCGGCGGTGCTCGTGGCCGCGCTCGGCAGCGCGCAGATGGGCGACGCCTACACCGTCGCCAACGCGATCCCGTTCATCCTGTTCGACTTCCTCATCGGCGGGATCCTGAGCAGCGTCGTCGTGCCGATGATCGTGCGGCGGCAGAAGAGCGACATCGACGGCGGGCGGGCCTACGAGCAGCGGCTGATGACCGTGGGCACGATCACACTGACGCTGCTGACCGTGGTCGCGGTGCTGCTCGCCCGGCCGCTGATCGGCCTCTACACCTCGGACTGGAGCCCCCGGCGGATCGAGGTCGCGGTCACCCTGGCCCAGTTCGTCCTTCCCCAGATCGCCTTCTTCGGCATCGGGGCGCTCGCCGGGGCGATCCTCAACACCCGCGACCGGTTCGCCGCTCCGATGTGGGCACCGGTGCTGAACAACGTCGTGATGATCGCCGTCTTGGTCCTTTACTACCTGAAGGCGGGCAGCGCGGGCGCGGACGTCGGCACGGTGAGCGAAGCCGACCTCGCCCTCCTGGGGCTCGGCACCACCGCCGGGATCGTGGTCCAGTGCCTGGTGCTGATGGTCTCGCTGCACAAGGTGGGCTTCCGTTTCCGGCCCCGGTTCGACCTGCGTGAGGCCGGACTGGGCGAGATGGTCCGCACCGGCTCCTGGACCCTCGTCTACGTGAGCGTCACCCAGCTCGGCTTCCTGGTCACCACCAACATCGCCTCCGGGGCGGGCGCCAAGGCCGCGGGGGCCGGCAACACGGCGTACGCGCAAGCCTTCCAGCTGTTCCAACTCCCCTACGGGATCATCGCGGTCTCGGTGATCACCGCGATGCTGCCCCGGATGAGCCGGTCGGCCGCCGAGGGCGATCTGGACTCCATCCGCGAGGAGTTCTCCTCAGGCGTGCGTCTGGTGGCGTCGCTGCTCGTGCCCGCCGGGCTGCTGTTGATGGTGCTGGGTCCGGCCGTGACCGTGATGATCTACTCCTGGGGCAACAACAACCCCGACGACGCCGTCTACATAGGCAACGTACTCCAGGTCTTCGGCCTGGCGCTGGTGCCGTTCTCGATCTTCCAGCTCCTGTTGCGTGTCTTCTACGCCTTCGGCGACACCCGGACCCCCGTCTTCATCGGGGCGGGCAACACGGCGGTGAGCATCGCGCTCAGCTTCCTCGCCTCGGCCGTCCTGCCCGCCCGATACGTCGTCATGGGCCTGGCCTTCGCGCTCACCGTCTCCTATATCGCGGGCACCGGGGTGGCCTGGGCGCTCGCCAGCCGCCGCGTGCGTGGCCTGCAGGGGCGCGTCGTGGCCGCCGGGCTGTCCCGGATGTACATGGCCGCGCTTCCGGCCGCGGCGGCCGCGCTGGGTGTGTTGTGGCTCACCCAGGAGCTGACCGACCTGAACCCGCTCAGCGCGGCCATCATGCTGGCCGCGGGCGGCGGTCTCGGTATGGTGCTCTACCTGGTCATCGCGCACCGGATGCGTATCCCGGAAGTCAGTTCGGTCGTTGGAATGGTTGCGGGCAGGGTAGGCCGGTAA